One region of Verrucomicrobiia bacterium genomic DNA includes:
- a CDS encoding helix-hairpin-helix domain-containing protein, with amino-acid sequence MTAGQFSQTDRKILGFLTLVLIAGIFFNLYKQNNRAVSPGLLLSTLEAPPSHFAVLPKENAVSDFAPLDLNRAELAELERLPGIGPALAQRIVEYRAKNGPFKNVRELLRVAGIGPKKLAELASRVRVTPTSERTPTKTLKEKRQADAGVSSAPSRISPKAETP; translated from the coding sequence ATGACCGCCGGTCAATTTTCCCAGACGGATCGAAAGATTCTCGGTTTTTTGACCCTTGTTTTGATTGCGGGGATTTTCTTCAACCTGTACAAGCAAAACAACCGGGCCGTTTCGCCCGGTCTTCTTCTTTCGACGCTCGAAGCGCCCCCGAGCCATTTTGCCGTCTTGCCGAAAGAAAATGCAGTTTCAGATTTTGCCCCCCTTGATTTGAACCGGGCGGAGTTGGCGGAGTTGGAACGTTTACCCGGCATCGGGCCGGCTTTGGCCCAGCGCATAGTCGAATACCGCGCCAAAAACGGGCCTTTCAAAAACGTTCGGGAACTTTTGCGCGTAGCGGGAATCGGGCCGAAAAAGCTGGCCGAACTTGCGTCCCGTGTTCGGGTGACGCCGACGTCGGAACGGACGCCCACAAAAACATTGAAAGAAAAGCGCCAAGCGGATGCGGGCGTTTCTTCGGCCCCATCCCGTATTTCCCCGAAAGCGGAGACGCCGTGA
- a CDS encoding T9SS type A sorting domain-containing protein — translation MRPAAAPLACLLFLTANAYSQSNWQKVDVPSLNISAGAVLNSVTASGGLVLSSVSGDPTYKAVRSTDGGATWETPPLANLAPLKLKALNTSFLYGARSDSNFIMTNINQGVNPWTILRPALNMTLADVHYINSSPGQAWAVGDSPYVSVTSNNWGSFINRRFPNDSVLMTSVHFFDNNFGVVAGRSTRTGDNGSVIFSTNDGGVTWQNRSLPDTCSSAPNLVVDFLNPRIGWAAQTCNTITNFYKTTDSGATWANQGIVDLFFQASAIDAVDSLHAWVVGRSGPSNGSIVRTSNGGASWNYVTIPSSGRLLSITMKDTTTGFACGQSATLLVYSPISTDVKDGRTNRPRSFELSQNYPNPFNGQTRILFTLQKSQPVTLTVYNLLGQPVRKLVDETRPAGKNEISWDGRDERGISVPSGIYLYKLNTTTEKQIRKMVLLK, via the coding sequence ATGAGACCAGCCGCCGCCCCCCTCGCCTGCCTTTTGTTCTTGACGGCCAATGCCTATTCCCAATCCAACTGGCAGAAGGTGGATGTCCCCAGTCTGAACATAAGTGCCGGCGCGGTTTTAAACAGCGTCACCGCATCCGGCGGCCTGGTTTTGAGTTCCGTTTCCGGAGATCCCACGTACAAAGCGGTTCGCTCCACGGACGGGGGTGCCACTTGGGAAACCCCGCCGCTGGCCAACTTGGCGCCGCTTAAATTAAAGGCGCTAAACACCTCCTTTCTTTATGGAGCAAGAAGTGATTCCAATTTCATCATGACGAACATAAACCAGGGGGTCAACCCCTGGACGATCCTTCGTCCCGCCTTGAACATGACGCTGGCCGATGTGCACTACATTAATTCCTCCCCCGGACAGGCCTGGGCGGTGGGGGACTCTCCTTATGTCTCCGTGACCTCAAACAACTGGGGCAGTTTCATAAACCGTCGTTTCCCGAACGATTCGGTCCTGATGACTTCCGTGCACTTCTTCGACAACAACTTTGGTGTAGTCGCCGGCCGCAGCACAAGAACGGGCGATAACGGCAGCGTGATTTTTTCCACTAACGACGGCGGCGTGACCTGGCAGAACCGCAGTCTGCCGGACACTTGTTCTTCCGCCCCCAACTTGGTCGTGGATTTTTTGAATCCCCGCATCGGCTGGGCGGCGCAAACCTGTAATACCATAACGAATTTCTACAAAACCACCGACAGCGGAGCCACCTGGGCCAATCAGGGCATCGTTGACCTTTTTTTCCAGGCCTCCGCCATCGACGCCGTGGATTCCTTGCATGCGTGGGTGGTCGGCCGGTCCGGCCCGAGTAATGGCAGCATAGTCAGGACTTCCAACGGCGGTGCCAGTTGGAACTATGTCACGATCCCGTCTTCCGGTCGCCTTCTTTCTATCACAATGAAGGATACGACCACCGGCTTCGCCTGCGGTCAGTCGGCCACCCTTCTGGTCTATTCCCCCATCAGCACCGATGTAAAGGACGGACGAACCAACCGCCCCAGAAGTTTCGAGCTGTCGCAGAATTACCCGAATCCCTTCAACGGCCAAACCCGCATCCTGTTCACGCTGCAAAAAAGTCAACCGGTGACTTTGACCGTGTACAACCTCTTGGGACAGCCGGTGCGGAAATTGGTTGACGAAACCCGCCCCGCCGGGAAAAACGAGATAAGCTGGGACGGCCGGGACGAACGGGGAATTTCCGTTCCTTCGGGAATTTATCTTTACAAGCTAAACACAACCACGGAAAAACAAATCCGCAAGATGGTGCTGCTGAAGTAG
- the tsaE gene encoding tRNA (adenosine(37)-N6)-threonylcarbamoyltransferase complex ATPase subunit type 1 TsaE: MAPSILVTRSADETFQAGREFASRLEEGDVVALFGPLGGGKTTFVKGVAAGLKAKDAVTSPTFVLLNVYSGKIPLYHFDFYRLEQAAQLEALNLEDFLYGKGVCLIEWPELALPLLDRPFYKVRFEINDENERKIEIGGKG; the protein is encoded by the coding sequence TTGGCCCCGTCCATTCTCGTTACCCGTTCAGCGGATGAAACCTTTCAGGCCGGGAGGGAGTTCGCCTCCCGTTTGGAAGAGGGGGATGTGGTGGCGCTTTTCGGCCCGCTCGGCGGCGGGAAAACCACGTTCGTCAAAGGGGTCGCCGCCGGGCTGAAAGCCAAGGACGCGGTTACGAGTCCAACGTTTGTTCTGCTGAACGTGTACTCGGGCAAAATTCCCCTCTACCATTTTGATTTTTACCGGCTGGAGCAGGCAGCGCAATTGGAGGCGTTGAATCTGGAAGATTTCCTTTATGGGAAGGGGGTTTGCTTAATCGAATGGCCGGAGCTGGCGTTGCCCCTGTTGGATAGGCCGTTTTATAAGGTGAGGTTTGAGATTAACGATGAAAACGAAAGAAAAATAGAAATCGGTGGCAAGGGCTGA
- a CDS encoding bifunctional response regulator/alkaline phosphatase family protein, translating into MKEDLKEILWVDDEIELLKPHILFLEGKGCKITPVATGEDALDSVSKRPFDLVLLDEQMPGKDGLATLEDIKDIKPNLPVVMVTKSEEENIMNQAIGKKIDDYLTKPVNPSQVWLVVKKVLDSRKIRGSQMAQDYIAEFNRMRGMLFGQMHWKDWMEAHRKLSEWELEVAAHPEVGLEATHFGQKKEFNVEFGKYIEKIYPRWVAGEDTPPMSVHVVKNHLFPHLSRGKQVFFIVIDCMRLDQWLMVERLVSEYFNVQRDYYYSVLPTATPFSRNAIFAGVFPDDVARADAEAWSAGSKDDSSRNRHERQLLDAQIARLGLKLKGEAKYVKVLDQQEGDNLARKISNYSSVPLLSVVYNFIDMLAHGRSEDEILSELAHDEAAFRSVMQTWFLHSSLFELLKQIAKWDCVAVITTDHGSVLGTRAAIAYGKRDTSTSLRYKYGDNLNCDPKQSVLIKDPRRWRLPMFGLATTYIIAKEDFYFVYPTNFNEYQRAYKNSFQHGGISMEEMILPVATLTPK; encoded by the coding sequence ATGAAGGAAGATTTAAAAGAAATTTTGTGGGTGGATGACGAAATTGAACTTCTGAAGCCGCACATCCTTTTCCTTGAAGGGAAAGGGTGCAAAATCACCCCGGTGGCGACCGGCGAGGATGCCTTGGACAGCGTTTCCAAGCGGCCGTTCGATCTTGTGCTTTTGGACGAGCAGATGCCGGGGAAGGACGGGCTGGCGACCCTGGAAGACATCAAAGACATCAAGCCGAACCTGCCCGTGGTGATGGTCACGAAATCGGAAGAGGAAAACATCATGAACCAGGCGATCGGCAAAAAAATCGACGACTATCTAACCAAGCCGGTCAACCCGAGCCAGGTCTGGCTGGTGGTGAAAAAGGTTTTGGATTCAAGAAAGATCCGCGGCAGCCAGATGGCCCAGGATTACATTGCCGAGTTCAACCGGATGCGGGGGATGCTTTTCGGCCAGATGCACTGGAAGGACTGGATGGAGGCGCACCGGAAGCTTTCGGAGTGGGAACTGGAGGTTGCCGCGCACCCGGAAGTCGGACTGGAGGCGACCCATTTCGGCCAAAAAAAAGAATTCAACGTCGAGTTCGGCAAATACATCGAAAAAATCTATCCCCGCTGGGTGGCCGGCGAAGATACGCCGCCGATGTCGGTCCACGTCGTCAAAAATCATCTTTTCCCCCACCTTTCGCGCGGCAAACAGGTTTTTTTCATCGTCATCGATTGCATGCGGCTGGATCAGTGGCTGATGGTGGAAAGACTGGTTTCCGAATACTTCAACGTGCAGCGGGATTACTATTATTCCGTTCTGCCCACCGCGACCCCCTTTTCGCGCAACGCCATTTTCGCCGGGGTATTTCCGGACGACGTGGCGCGGGCGGATGCCGAGGCCTGGAGCGCCGGTTCCAAGGATGATTCCTCGCGCAACCGGCACGAACGCCAGCTTCTGGACGCGCAAATCGCCCGGCTGGGACTCAAGCTGAAGGGGGAGGCGAAATATGTCAAGGTGCTGGACCAGCAGGAAGGGGATAACCTGGCCCGCAAAATCTCCAATTACTCCTCCGTGCCGCTTTTGTCGGTCGTTTACAATTTCATCGACATGCTGGCGCACGGGCGGTCCGAGGATGAAATCCTCTCCGAGCTGGCCCACGACGAGGCGGCCTTTCGCTCGGTGATGCAAACCTGGTTTCTGCACTCCTCGTTGTTCGAACTCTTGAAGCAGATTGCCAAATGGGACTGCGTGGCGGTCATCACCACCGACCACGGCTCCGTTTTGGGCACCCGCGCGGCGATTGCCTACGGCAAGCGGGACACCTCCACCAGCCTGCGCTACAAATACGGGGACAACCTCAATTGCGACCCGAAGCAGTCGGTCTTAATCAAGGACCCCCGCCGCTGGCGGCTGCCGATGTTCGGGCTGGCGACGACCTACATCATCGCCAAGGAGGATTTTTATTTCGTTTACCCCACCAACTTCAACGAATACCAGCGGGCCTACAAGAACTCCTTCCAGCACGGCGGGATTTCGATGGAGGAGATGATTCTGCCGGTGGCCACGTTAACGCCGAAATAG
- a CDS encoding ATP-binding protein, with product MGLFRKKNPEFYGHYGASLFYRVFLLFGVIGITFVFITYTQDVILRLKEEETQNVEVYARLYQALINPEASTSDIDLIFETIIQKARFPMVFSDSAGNPQNWRLLDKSLDTVTVKTPEVLARVKKAMDEMDRHRSPKEIRYQGQLVLLFHYGDPPILNRLRLMPYVELALVAIFIISGYVGFRNIKRSEQRHIWVGMAKETAHQLGTPLSSLMGWVELLRTQTEEGKTTPDALREVTARMETDLKRLEKVANRFGQIGSMPELKPADLNAVLGESIAYFRQRLPRQGNGAVIRDNLAALPPVEVNGELFGWVLENLIKNALEAVDPKLGVIEVSSGTEPSGKQIWIRVADNGRGIPPGAQKRVFNPGFTTKKRGWGLGLTLAKRIVEEYHKGRLYLEESMPNVRTVFTITLPANSAKRG from the coding sequence TTGGGTCTTTTTCGAAAAAAAAATCCGGAGTTTTACGGCCATTACGGCGCCTCGTTGTTTTATCGGGTTTTTCTGCTCTTCGGCGTCATCGGCATCACTTTCGTTTTCATCACCTACACGCAGGACGTCATCCTGCGGTTGAAAGAAGAGGAGACGCAAAACGTGGAGGTGTACGCCCGGCTCTACCAGGCGCTCATCAACCCGGAGGCCTCCACGTCCGACATCGATTTGATTTTCGAGACCATCATCCAGAAGGCCCGCTTTCCAATGGTTTTTTCCGATTCCGCGGGGAATCCCCAGAACTGGCGGCTTTTGGACAAGTCGCTGGACACGGTCACGGTCAAAACGCCGGAGGTTCTGGCCCGGGTCAAAAAGGCGATGGATGAAATGGACCGCCACCGGTCTCCCAAGGAAATCCGCTATCAAGGACAGCTGGTTTTGCTTTTCCACTACGGCGATCCCCCCATCCTTAACCGGCTGCGCCTGATGCCGTACGTGGAGCTGGCCCTGGTTGCCATTTTCATCATCTCCGGCTACGTCGGTTTCCGCAACATCAAGCGCTCCGAGCAGCGCCACATCTGGGTCGGAATGGCCAAAGAAACGGCGCACCAGTTGGGGACGCCGCTTTCCTCCCTAATGGGATGGGTGGAGCTTTTGCGCACGCAGACCGAGGAAGGAAAGACCACTCCGGACGCGCTGCGCGAGGTGACCGCCCGGATGGAAACCGACTTGAAGCGGCTGGAAAAGGTGGCGAACCGGTTCGGGCAAATCGGCTCGATGCCGGAGCTGAAACCGGCGGATTTGAACGCCGTGCTTGGGGAGTCGATCGCCTATTTCAGGCAGCGGCTTCCCCGGCAGGGGAACGGGGCGGTCATCCGGGATAATCTTGCCGCGCTGCCGCCGGTGGAGGTGAACGGGGAGCTTTTCGGCTGGGTTCTGGAAAATCTGATAAAAAACGCCCTCGAGGCGGTCGATCCCAAACTGGGGGTCATTGAGGTCTCCTCCGGCACCGAGCCTTCCGGCAAGCAGATTTGGATTCGTGTGGCCGACAACGGGCGGGGAATTCCGCCCGGCGCGCAGAAGCGGGTTTTCAACCCCGGATTTACGACCAAAAAAAGGGGTTGGGGGTTGGGGCTGACGCTGGCCAAACGAATCGTTGAGGAGTATCATAAAGGGAGGTTGTATTTGGAAGAGAGCATGCCGAACGTGCGCACCGTCTTTACCATCACCCTGCCGGCGAACAGCGCCAAACGAGGTTAA
- the serS gene encoding serine--tRNA ligase, with translation MLDLKFIRENPERVRAGLAAKGDRRGIDEVLRLDERRRELVKEADALKAKRNSVSMEVARLKKEGKDASGIIAEMKTVSDRIAEFDRERREVEEKIEELLRWIPNLPHASVPVAPDESGNVEVRSWGKKPGFAFAPAPHWELGEKLGLLDLAAAAKISGAGFIAFSGWGAKLERALINFMLDLHTQKHGYQEISPPFLVNRASMFGTGQLPKLEEDMYGLKEDDLFLIPTAEVPLTNLFREEILPSERLPIYVTAYTPCFRREAGAAGKDTRGITRVHQFDKVELVKIVRPESSYDELESLVQNAEAILQALGLHYRVKLLASGDMSFASAKTYDLEVWAPGVGKYLEVSSCSNFEDFQARRMNLRFRPSPEAKPEYPHTLNGSGLALPRTVIAILEQYQTEKGTIRIPEVLVPYLGTKELV, from the coding sequence ATGCTGGATTTGAAATTCATCCGGGAAAATCCGGAAAGGGTGCGGGCCGGGCTGGCGGCCAAAGGTGACCGGCGGGGCATCGACGAAGTTTTGCGGCTGGATGAGCGCCGGCGGGAGCTTGTCAAGGAGGCGGATGCCCTGAAAGCAAAACGGAACAGCGTTTCGATGGAGGTCGCCCGCTTGAAGAAAGAGGGGAAGGATGCCTCCGGCATCATCGCCGAAATGAAGACGGTCTCCGACCGTATTGCCGAGTTTGATCGCGAACGACGGGAAGTGGAGGAAAAAATCGAAGAGCTCTTGCGTTGGATTCCAAACCTGCCGCATGCCTCCGTGCCGGTGGCACCGGACGAGAGCGGCAACGTGGAGGTGCGCAGTTGGGGGAAAAAACCGGGGTTTGCTTTCGCGCCCGCGCCGCACTGGGAGTTGGGGGAGAAGCTGGGGCTTTTGGACCTCGCTGCGGCGGCCAAAATTTCGGGGGCCGGGTTTATTGCCTTTTCCGGCTGGGGGGCCAAATTAGAGCGGGCTTTAATCAATTTTATGCTGGATTTGCACACCCAAAAACACGGCTATCAGGAAATTTCCCCGCCGTTTCTGGTCAACCGCGCCTCGATGTTCGGCACCGGGCAGTTGCCGAAGCTGGAAGAGGATATGTACGGTCTCAAGGAGGATGATTTGTTTTTAATCCCGACCGCCGAGGTGCCTTTGACCAATTTGTTCCGCGAGGAGATTCTCCCGTCCGAACGGTTGCCGATTTACGTCACGGCCTACACTCCCTGCTTCCGGCGCGAAGCCGGCGCCGCCGGCAAGGATACCCGCGGGATTACCCGGGTGCATCAGTTTGATAAAGTGGAGCTGGTTAAAATCGTCCGCCCGGAGAGTTCTTATGACGAATTGGAATCACTCGTCCAAAATGCCGAAGCGATTCTGCAAGCTTTGGGATTGCACTACCGGGTCAAACTTCTGGCCTCCGGGGATATGTCGTTCGCTTCCGCCAAGACGTACGATTTGGAGGTCTGGGCACCGGGGGTTGGGAAGTATCTGGAAGTTTCCTCCTGCTCGAATTTTGAAGATTTCCAGGCCCGGCGGATGAATCTGCGTTTCCGTCCCTCACCGGAGGCGAAACCGGAATACCCGCATACCTTGAACGGCTCCGGGCTGGCTTTGCCGCGCACGGTGATTGCCATTTTGGAACAGTACCAAACCGAAAAAGGGACTATTCGAATCCCGGAGGTCCTCGTGCCCTATTTGGGAACGAAGGAGCTGGTTTAG
- a CDS encoding DegT/DnrJ/EryC1/StrS aminotransferase family protein: MDEKNIRKVPFYKPSLDGSDIESVRSALEDGWITTGPRAKKFEAEMAAYTGAKHALAVNSCTAALHLALAAAGIEKGDKVITTPYTFAASVETIIWCGAQPVLVDIDPETFNINPSLVAKKIDRRTRGLVSVDIAGLPCEYDALQPLAKKKKLFFLADAAHSLGASYKGVKVGKLADATAFSFYSTKNLTTGEGGMLVSDNPKLHERAAVLALHGMSKDAWKRYTSEGSWFYEIVAAGFKYNLSDLQAALGLSQLAKFSQLQERRKHLAGLYDRWLTPYLDMLERPPRNGHSEHAWHMYLIRLKPKNLRIGRDELLCRLSARGIGTSVHFIPVHLHPFYRKFLGHKPSDFPNALATYQRIFTPPFYPAMGDEDVEYVCSTIGEILKANYKSNLVPVGTKGKAAVAG, encoded by the coding sequence ATGGATGAAAAAAATATAAGAAAAGTTCCATTCTACAAACCGTCGCTGGACGGGTCGGACATCGAATCCGTTCGATCCGCCCTCGAGGACGGCTGGATTACAACCGGGCCGAGGGCGAAAAAATTCGAAGCGGAGATGGCCGCTTACACCGGCGCCAAGCATGCCTTGGCGGTCAATTCCTGCACGGCGGCTTTGCATCTGGCTTTGGCCGCCGCCGGAATCGAAAAGGGAGACAAAGTTATCACCACTCCCTACACCTTTGCCGCCAGCGTGGAGACCATTATTTGGTGCGGGGCGCAGCCGGTATTGGTGGATATCGACCCGGAGACTTTTAACATCAATCCATCTTTAGTTGCAAAAAAGATTGACCGGAGAACGAGAGGGCTCGTCTCCGTGGATATTGCCGGGCTGCCCTGCGAGTACGACGCTTTGCAGCCGCTGGCCAAAAAGAAAAAGCTTTTTTTCTTGGCGGATGCGGCGCATTCATTGGGCGCCAGCTACAAAGGGGTCAAGGTCGGAAAACTGGCGGATGCCACGGCGTTCTCTTTTTATTCCACCAAGAATTTAACCACCGGGGAAGGGGGAATGCTGGTCTCCGATAATCCAAAACTTCACGAACGGGCGGCTGTTCTGGCCCTGCACGGGATGTCCAAGGATGCCTGGAAGCGCTACACTTCGGAAGGAAGCTGGTTTTATGAAATCGTGGCGGCCGGCTTCAAATACAACCTCTCCGATTTGCAGGCGGCTTTGGGGCTTTCGCAGTTGGCCAAATTCTCTCAATTGCAGGAGCGCCGGAAGCATCTTGCCGGGCTTTATGACCGATGGCTGACACCTTATCTTGATATGCTGGAGCGGCCGCCGCGCAACGGCCATTCCGAACATGCCTGGCATATGTATCTGATTCGTCTCAAACCGAAAAACTTGAGAATCGGCCGGGACGAGCTTCTGTGCCGACTCTCGGCACGGGGCATCGGCACCAGCGTGCATTTCATTCCGGTGCACCTGCATCCTTTTTATCGCAAGTTCCTTGGGCACAAACCATCCGATTTCCCCAACGCACTGGCTACCTATCAACGGATTTTCACGCCGCCGTTTTATCCGGCGATGGGGGACGAGGATGTCGAATACGTCTGTTCAACGATTGGAGAAATCTTGAAAGCCAATTACAAATCAAATCTGGTTCCGGTCGGGACCAAAGGAAAGGCGGCAGTGGCGGGCTGA
- a CDS encoding class I SAM-dependent methyltransferase, whose amino-acid sequence MSGAGESKFAFYQPDVVFFRHCIERELAGFFRRAGILDLSQKKILDIGSGWGSWLLLFLSWGARPENLCAIDLQPERVEVARQRLPKSEIVLGRAEKLPWPGDSFDLIFQFTVFSSVLPPAAREEIAEEIWRVLKPGGYFVSFDFFISHPANPNTVGIGKGELRRLFPHSSFRFRRLGIFPPLARWLAPVSITLAHLLEKTRILSGHYLAWSIKK is encoded by the coding sequence ATGAGCGGGGCGGGGGAATCCAAGTTTGCTTTTTACCAACCGGACGTGGTTTTTTTCCGGCATTGCATCGAGCGGGAACTGGCGGGTTTTTTTCGGAGAGCCGGGATTTTGGATTTGTCACAAAAGAAAATTCTGGATATCGGCAGCGGATGGGGGAGCTGGCTTTTGCTTTTTTTAAGCTGGGGGGCGCGGCCGGAGAACCTGTGCGCCATCGATTTGCAACCGGAGCGGGTGGAAGTTGCCCGGCAACGCCTGCCCAAAAGCGAAATTGTGTTGGGGCGGGCGGAAAAGCTTCCGTGGCCGGGGGATTCCTTTGATTTGATTTTTCAATTCACGGTGTTTTCTTCCGTGCTTCCGCCGGCGGCACGAGAGGAAATTGCGGAAGAAATTTGGAGGGTCTTGAAACCGGGCGGGTATTTTGTCTCTTTCGATTTTTTCATTTCCCATCCGGCCAACCCGAACACGGTTGGAATCGGGAAGGGAGAATTGAGGCGTCTTTTTCCGCACTCGTCGTTCCGGTTTCGGCGGTTGGGCATCTTCCCCCCCTTGGCCCGGTGGCTGGCGCCCGTTTCAATAACGCTCGCCCACCTATTGGAAAAAACCCGTATCTTGTCCGGACATTACCTGGCGTGGTCGATAAAGAAATAG